In Bacillota bacterium, a genomic segment contains:
- a CDS encoding thiamine diphosphokinase: MNGLIVCKGEIRDYSFYKKYFDKADLIICVDGGAYHMLMFGINPHVLMGDFDSIAMDEYNHFLNLGVKIKRFPVEKDETDTELAVEYAIDAGCREITLIGAIGSRFDHTLSNIFLLKKMIEREVRGWIVNENNQITLIRDYIILEKENDEKVSLIPLSEKVEGITTKGLYYPLNNETLEVGPTRGVSNEFTGATAEVTIKRGLLLVIKSKD; this comes from the coding sequence ATGAACGGATTGATTGTCTGCAAAGGAGAAATAAGGGACTACTCTTTCTATAAAAAGTATTTTGATAAGGCTGACCTGATAATATGTGTTGATGGTGGAGCATACCATATGTTAATGTTTGGTATTAACCCCCATGTTTTAATGGGAGATTTTGATTCCATAGCAATGGATGAATATAATCATTTTCTAAATTTGGGGGTGAAAATAAAGAGATTTCCCGTGGAAAAAGACGAGACAGATACCGAACTGGCAGTTGAATATGCTATTGACGCCGGGTGCAGGGAAATAACCTTAATTGGGGCTATAGGCTCAAGATTTGACCATACTCTTTCAAATATATTTCTTTTAAAAAAAATGATTGAAAGAGAAGTAAGAGGCTGGATTGTTAATGAAAATAATCAGATAACCCTTATTAGAGACTATATCATACTTGAAAAAGAAAATGATGAAAAAGTTTCACTAATACCTCTTTCTGAAAAAGTAGAAGGCATTACTACAAAAGGACTATATTACCCCCTTAATAATGAAACTTTGGAAGTAGGACCGACAAGAGGCGTAAGCAATGAATTTACCGGTGCCACTGCCGAAGTTACAATAAAAAGGGGACTTTTACTTGTTATAAAAAGCAAGGATTAA
- a CDS encoding pyridoxal phosphate-dependent aminotransferase: MISKKIAENLGKSSWIRAMFEEGEKLRKIYGADKVYDFSLGNPEIEPPISVKESLKAVVLSNKTGIHRYMSNAGYNDVRAKVADYLQKEKGVQLRPDNIIMTCGAAGGLNVVLKTLLNPGEEVIVFSPYFVEYLFYIDNHGGKPVIVPTNKDTFQPDLGLLERHISPLTKAIIVNSPNNPTGVVYSGEVLSKMADIISSKEKEFNSQIFVIADEPYDKIVYDNVKVPSILRIFKNSITVNSFSKSLALPGERIGYIAVSDKIDNVNLLIDGLVFSNRTLGFVNAPALFQKVVAHSMDEAVDVEFYKKRRDILYNHLIGLGFSCIKPQGAFYLFPKALIDDDIEFAKRALKYNLLIVPGTGFGCAGYFRLSYCISIETIENSLPAFEALAKEFK, translated from the coding sequence ATGATATCTAAAAAAATTGCTGAAAATCTTGGCAAGTCTTCCTGGATAAGGGCTATGTTTGAGGAAGGGGAAAAACTCCGTAAAATCTACGGTGCTGATAAAGTTTATGATTTCAGTTTAGGTAATCCTGAAATAGAACCTCCTATTTCAGTGAAAGAAAGCCTAAAAGCCGTTGTTTTAAGCAATAAAACCGGTATTCACCGTTATATGAGTAATGCAGGCTATAATGATGTAAGGGCAAAAGTTGCAGATTATTTGCAAAAGGAAAAAGGTGTGCAATTAAGGCCGGACAACATTATTATGACATGTGGCGCTGCAGGCGGTTTAAATGTAGTCTTAAAAACTCTTTTAAATCCGGGTGAAGAAGTAATTGTTTTTTCTCCTTACTTTGTGGAATACCTGTTTTACATAGATAATCATGGGGGAAAACCTGTTATAGTCCCCACTAACAAGGATACATTCCAGCCGGATTTAGGGCTTTTAGAAAGGCATATCAGCCCATTAACGAAGGCAATTATAGTAAATTCTCCCAACAACCCGACAGGTGTCGTTTACAGCGGGGAAGTTCTTTCAAAAATGGCAGATATAATCAGTTCAAAAGAGAAGGAGTTTAATTCGCAAATTTTTGTTATAGCAGATGAGCCTTACGATAAAATTGTTTATGACAATGTCAAAGTACCTAGCATTCTCAGAATATTTAAAAACTCAATCACTGTAAATTCCTTCAGTAAATCCCTTGCCCTCCCCGGTGAGCGTATTGGTTATATAGCTGTAAGTGATAAAATAGATAATGTTAATTTGCTTATTGACGGACTTGTTTTTTCTAACCGTACCCTTGGGTTTGTCAACGCCCCTGCCCTTTTTCAGAAGGTTGTAGCTCATTCCATGGATGAGGCAGTAGATGTGGAATTCTATAAAAAAAGGCGGGATATCCTCTATAATCATCTTATTGGACTTGGATTCTCATGTATCAAACCCCAGGGCGCTTTTTACTTATTCCCAAAAGCATTAATAGACGACGATATTGAGTTTGCCAAAAGAGCGTTAAAATATAACCTCCTCATAGTTCCGGGCACAGGTTTCGGATGCGCGGGCTATTTCAGGTTGTCCTACTGCATAAGTATTGAAACAATAGAAAATTCCCTGCCTGCATTCGAAGCACTGGCAAAGGAATTTAAATGA
- the pknB gene encoding Stk1 family PASTA domain-containing Ser/Thr kinase, with translation MEVSVLGNRYELIEKIGGGGMALVYKARCRLLNRYVAVKILREEFTGDEEFVRRFEVEAQSAASLSHPNIVSIYDVGSENNVYYIVMEYIDGITLKEYIARNGPVEWKEAVKIAIQICSAIEHAHSKQIIHRDIKPQNILMTKDGIAKVTDFGIARAATSSTITMVGSTIGSVHYFSPEQARGGYIDEKSDLYSLGIVLYEMVTGKMPFDGESPVAIALKHIQDKPVQPIELNKKIPVALNNVVMKAMKKEQSGRYQTATEMLEDLYRVLKEPNGDFAEDNGNDNNPTRKIKAINDYELMEEEEEGYRIKQIKQDKKRKEKKKGDKASIMLAVIISLIVIGIFSYIGYIVIITSMSPEAKKFVVKNYVGKNFYEVVDELRNANIDVIENWVYDDTVEKDIIISQSVEPGSEFKMSGYSSIEFKISKGRELVKIPDLSGKSVIEAEVTLQQILKSKPRVVDEYSDIFPAGHVIGTYPAANEKVKPETEVIIYKSLGPKIKQTTVPDLIGKTYSEAQAILSEHNLRVGKLYPEDRSPGNAKIIKQEPAANETVDEETAVDMYFEQVKYVNIPIKLNNPEIYEEKIKTVVQITTSDTNETRIIYERDVDKSDFPINIEGIPVPENGTTKVRVLLNDVLRMEINLDWAALP, from the coding sequence ATGGAAGTAAGTGTACTTGGAAACAGGTATGAATTAATTGAAAAAATAGGTGGAGGAGGAATGGCTCTTGTTTATAAAGCAAGATGCAGGCTTCTTAATAGGTATGTTGCTGTTAAAATTTTGAGGGAAGAGTTTACAGGAGATGAAGAGTTTGTCAGAAGATTTGAAGTAGAAGCCCAATCTGCAGCAAGTCTTTCCCATCCAAATATTGTATCTATATATGATGTAGGTAGTGAAAACAACGTCTACTACATTGTTATGGAGTATATTGACGGCATAACTTTGAAGGAATATATTGCTAGAAATGGGCCTGTTGAATGGAAGGAAGCGGTAAAAATTGCAATACAGATTTGCTCGGCAATAGAACATGCCCACAGTAAACAAATTATTCACAGAGATATAAAACCCCAAAATATTCTTATGACAAAAGATGGAATTGCAAAAGTTACTGACTTCGGTATAGCAAGGGCGGCCACCTCATCAACTATAACTATGGTAGGCAGTACAATAGGGTCAGTACATTATTTCTCTCCTGAACAGGCCAGGGGAGGATATATTGATGAAAAGTCCGATTTATATTCATTAGGAATAGTGCTATATGAAATGGTAACAGGAAAAATGCCTTTTGATGGAGAATCCCCGGTGGCCATAGCACTTAAACATATACAGGATAAACCTGTCCAACCTATAGAGCTTAATAAAAAAATACCCGTTGCTTTAAACAATGTAGTGATGAAGGCAATGAAGAAAGAACAGAGCGGTAGATACCAGACGGCTACAGAAATGCTTGAAGACCTATACCGGGTACTAAAAGAACCAAACGGAGATTTTGCAGAAGATAATGGTAATGATAATAATCCTACCAGAAAAATTAAAGCTATAAATGATTATGAACTTATGGAGGAGGAGGAGGAGGGGTATAGGATTAAACAGATTAAACAGGATAAAAAAAGAAAAGAAAAGAAAAAAGGCGATAAGGCAAGTATAATGTTAGCAGTTATTATATCGTTGATTGTAATCGGTATATTTTCGTATATAGGTTATATAGTAATAATTACTTCTATGTCTCCTGAAGCAAAGAAATTTGTCGTCAAGAACTATGTAGGCAAAAATTTCTACGAAGTTGTTGATGAGCTGAGAAATGCGAATATTGATGTTATAGAAAACTGGGTATATGATGACACAGTTGAAAAGGATATTATTATTTCCCAGAGCGTAGAACCGGGATCAGAATTTAAAATGTCCGGATATAGTTCAATTGAGTTTAAAATAAGCAAAGGTCGTGAACTGGTGAAAATACCGGACCTTTCGGGAAAGTCGGTTATAGAAGCGGAAGTGACATTGCAACAGATATTAAAATCAAAACCTAGAGTGGTAGATGAATACAGTGATATATTTCCTGCCGGCCATGTTATAGGCACCTATCCTGCTGCCAATGAAAAAGTTAAACCTGAGACCGAAGTAATTATTTATAAAAGCCTGGGGCCTAAAATAAAACAAACAACTGTGCCTGACCTGATAGGCAAGACATACTCTGAGGCACAGGCAATTTTATCTGAACATAACTTGAGGGTGGGTAAATTGTATCCGGAAGACAGAAGCCCCGGCAATGCAAAGATAATTAAACAGGAACCTGCTGCAAATGAAACTGTGGATGAAGAAACAGCAGTGGATATGTATTTTGAACAGGTTAAGTATGTTAATATTCCCATTAAACTGAATAATCCTGAAATATATGAAGAAAAAATAAAAACAGTGGTCCAAATTACTACTTCAGATACAAATGAAACCAGAATTATATATGAAAGAGATGTCGATAAATCTGATTTTCCGATAAATATAGAAGGTATACCAGTGCCGGAAAACGGTACTACAAAGGTCAGAGTACTTTTAAATGATGTATTAAGAATGGAGATTAACCTTGATTGGGCTGCATTGCCATAA
- the rsmB gene encoding 16S rRNA (cytosine(967)-C(5))-methyltransferase RsmB codes for MVDLSREAALKILFDINEKGAYSNITINKYLNNPAFREVDKVFITGLVYGTVKWKLAIDWVIAEFSNIPLKKLSPWILNILRLGIYQLLYTNRIPESAACNESVKLALKYGHHASSGYVNGVLRNVARRRTEIKYPDRNKEPVRYLSIKYSHPEWMVKYWINLFGEDFTESLLESNNKNPDFTVRVNTIKITKHEFMRKMNEEGIAYLKGRYIDNAFIINNPTAITGSELFRAGYFQVQDEASMLVSQVLDPAPGELVMDVCAAPGGKSTHIAEIMENKGLVISRDIHEHRIKLINEAATRLGVNIIKAELHDATLLDPAYIMKAHRVLVDAPCTGLGIIRRKPEIKWSRALEDKKEIKGLQLKILKTSAEYVKPGGVLVYSTCTIGSDENIEVVREFLESNTNSEFQMMEFDKLLPSGLSRETAKVGYVQLFPNIDNTDGFFIAKMRRRDINE; via the coding sequence ATGGTTGACTTGTCCAGAGAGGCGGCATTGAAAATACTCTTTGATATAAATGAAAAAGGGGCATATTCCAATATTACCATAAATAAATATCTTAATAACCCTGCTTTCAGGGAGGTTGACAAGGTATTTATTACCGGACTGGTATATGGGACGGTTAAGTGGAAATTGGCTATAGATTGGGTTATAGCGGAGTTTTCAAATATTCCTTTAAAAAAGCTTTCTCCATGGATTCTGAATATTTTGAGGTTAGGCATATACCAATTACTTTATACCAATAGGATACCGGAATCTGCAGCATGCAATGAAAGTGTAAAGCTTGCCTTAAAATATGGACACCATGCTTCCAGTGGCTATGTAAATGGGGTTTTGAGGAATGTAGCAAGGCGACGTACCGAAATAAAATACCCTGATAGAAATAAGGAACCAGTAAGATATTTATCAATTAAATATTCACACCCTGAATGGATGGTTAAATACTGGATAAATTTATTCGGAGAGGACTTTACTGAAAGCCTTCTTGAAAGCAACAATAAAAATCCGGATTTTACTGTAAGAGTAAACACGATAAAGATAACAAAGCATGAATTTATGAGGAAGATGAATGAAGAGGGTATAGCATATTTAAAGGGAAGGTACATTGACAACGCTTTTATTATTAATAACCCTACAGCTATAACAGGTTCTGAGTTGTTCAGGGCAGGGTATTTCCAGGTCCAAGATGAAGCCTCAATGCTGGTATCACAGGTATTAGACCCAGCACCTGGAGAACTTGTCATGGATGTATGTGCAGCCCCTGGAGGAAAATCAACTCACATAGCAGAGATAATGGAAAACAAAGGACTGGTAATTTCGCGGGATATTCACGAGCATAGAATTAAACTGATAAATGAAGCAGCTACAAGGCTGGGGGTGAACATAATTAAAGCAGAGTTACATGATGCTACCTTATTGGACCCCGCCTACATAATGAAGGCCCATCGTGTACTAGTCGATGCACCCTGTACAGGATTGGGCATAATAAGAAGAAAACCTGAGATAAAATGGAGCAGGGCTCTTGAAGATAAAAAAGAGATTAAGGGCCTGCAGTTGAAAATACTGAAGACTTCAGCTGAATATGTTAAACCGGGAGGGGTACTTGTTTATAGTACTTGTACTATTGGGTCTGATGAAAATATAGAAGTTGTAAGGGAATTTTTAGAGTCAAATACAAACAGTGAATTCCAAATGATGGAGTTTGACAAACTGCTTCCTTCAGGACTTTCCCGAGAAACTGCTAAAGTTGGTTATGTCCAGCTGTTCCCGAATATTGATAATACAGACGGATTTTTTATTGCCAAGATGAGGAGAAGAGATATTAATGAATGA
- the rsgA gene encoding ribosome small subunit-dependent GTPase A yields the protein MDSLTGIIVKGVGGFYYVKAQNNKIYECRARGVFRKECLTPLPGDKVLFSVIDEDEGTGFIESVYPRESQLIRPAIANVDQLAIIIAAKEPDPDFVLLDKLLVTAGKKGICPFICINKIDLDTGEEYKKIMEAYSKTGYSIIAMSSKTGIGVESFKEKLFNRITVLAGQSGVGKSTILNKIAGSWVMETGGISEKIKRGRHTTRHAELFQLSFGGYVADTPGFSSFELIEIEPEELQYYYPELGEYIGKCKFRSCNHIAEPECRVKEEVDSGNINYGRYQRYIQLYNLLKNKKTF from the coding sequence ATAGATTCACTAACAGGCATAATTGTTAAAGGAGTTGGGGGTTTTTACTATGTAAAGGCTCAAAACAATAAAATATATGAATGTAGAGCCAGAGGAGTATTTAGAAAAGAATGTTTGACTCCCTTACCAGGGGATAAGGTTTTATTTTCAGTTATTGACGAAGATGAAGGTACAGGTTTTATTGAAAGTGTTTATCCGAGGGAATCTCAATTAATAAGGCCTGCCATTGCCAATGTTGACCAATTGGCAATTATCATTGCTGCAAAGGAACCCGACCCGGATTTTGTGCTTCTGGATAAACTTCTTGTTACTGCTGGGAAGAAAGGAATATGCCCATTTATTTGCATTAACAAAATTGATCTGGATACTGGGGAAGAATATAAAAAAATAATGGAAGCCTATAGCAAAACAGGCTATTCGATAATAGCCATGAGTTCCAAAACAGGTATAGGAGTTGAGTCTTTTAAAGAGAAATTATTTAATAGGATAACTGTATTAGCAGGACAGTCGGGAGTAGGCAAGTCTACCATTTTAAATAAAATAGCAGGATCCTGGGTTATGGAAACCGGGGGAATCAGCGAAAAGATAAAAAGAGGAAGGCATACCACAAGGCATGCAGAGCTTTTTCAATTAAGCTTTGGAGGATATGTTGCAGACACTCCCGGTTTTAGCTCCTTTGAGTTGATTGAAATTGAACCTGAAGAGCTTCAATATTATTATCCTGAATTAGGTGAATATATTGGCAAATGCAAATTCAGAAGTTGCAACCATATAGCAGAACCGGAGTGCAGGGTGAAGGAAGAGGTTGATTCAGGCAACATAAACTATGGGAGATACCAGAGATACATTCAATTATATAACCTGCTAAAAAATAAGAAGACATTTTAG
- the rlmN gene encoding 23S rRNA (adenine(2503)-C(2))-methyltransferase RlmN: protein MNENEKVDLLNLSLEELKDFLTGLGQEKFRAKQIISWLYKGIKDIDDMTDISKDLRNLLKEIAYIGSIKLQGKYTSKDGTKKYLFTLSDGNVIESVLMVYRHGLTVCISSQVGCKMGCRFCASSGLGFVRNLTSGEMIDQVLAIQNDCKCRVGNIVIMGIGEPLDNYENLIKFLKQANLQEGLNISYRRITISTCGLVPGILNLSNENIPVNLSVSLHAPDDEKRLKIMPINKIYSIDKIIGACKIYTEKTKRRITFEYAMIDGFNDSEEDAFALTGKIKGMLCHVNLIPVNFIEGAIFKPSKRKNIEKFKSILESNGIPVTIRRELGDDINAACGQLRRRVIEGKKSGG, encoded by the coding sequence ATGAATGAAAATGAAAAGGTAGACCTTCTCAATCTTTCACTTGAAGAGCTTAAAGATTTTTTAACAGGTCTTGGCCAGGAGAAGTTTAGAGCAAAGCAAATTATAAGCTGGCTTTACAAGGGGATAAAAGACATTGACGATATGACAGATATTTCGAAAGACTTAAGAAACTTGCTCAAGGAAATTGCATACATTGGGAGTATTAAGCTACAGGGAAAATATACATCTAAAGATGGGACAAAGAAATATCTTTTTACTCTTTCAGATGGAAATGTAATTGAAAGTGTTCTTATGGTTTACAGGCATGGGCTTACAGTATGCATATCTTCCCAGGTAGGATGTAAAATGGGATGCAGATTTTGTGCTTCTTCAGGACTTGGATTTGTGAGAAATCTTACTTCGGGGGAAATGATAGACCAAGTATTAGCTATTCAGAACGATTGTAAATGCCGGGTAGGCAATATTGTGATAATGGGGATAGGTGAGCCTCTCGACAACTATGAAAATCTAATTAAATTTTTAAAACAGGCTAACTTGCAGGAAGGGCTTAATATAAGCTACAGGAGGATTACCATTTCAACTTGCGGTTTGGTACCGGGCATATTGAATTTATCCAATGAAAATATACCTGTTAACCTTTCTGTTTCCCTTCATGCTCCTGATGACGAAAAAAGATTGAAAATAATGCCTATTAATAAAATCTATTCTATTGACAAAATTATTGGAGCATGTAAGATATATACAGAGAAAACTAAAAGAAGAATTACTTTTGAGTATGCAATGATAGATGGTTTTAACGACTCCGAAGAAGATGCTTTTGCTTTAACAGGGAAGATTAAAGGGATGTTATGCCATGTGAACCTTATACCTGTTAATTTTATTGAAGGGGCAATATTCAAGCCCAGCAAAAGAAAAAATATAGAAAAGTTTAAAAGTATACTTGAAAGTAATGGTATACCTGTAACTATAAGACGGGAGTTGGGAGATGACATAAATGCGGCATGCGGCCAACTAAGAAGAAGGGTAATAGAAGGTAAAAAGAGTGGTGGATAA
- a CDS encoding ribulose-phosphate 3-epimerase, with protein MVKIAPSILASDFSRLSEEIKKVEEAGADLIHIDVMDGHFVPNITIGPPVIKCLRPVTRLPLDVHLMISEPDKYIDDFAEAGADIICVHVECCWHLNRTVQKIKQKGIKAAVALNPATSLTTIDWILGDVDMVLLMTVNPGFGGQTYIESVTEKIRHLRKLVTDKNLNTDIEVDGGIDLSNIYTVTEAGANVIVAGSTIYKAQDTKKIIRNLKELAYLY; from the coding sequence ATGGTAAAAATTGCACCATCCATACTGGCATCAGATTTTTCAAGATTGAGTGAAGAGATAAAAAAGGTAGAAGAAGCAGGCGCAGACTTAATACATATAGATGTAATGGACGGGCACTTTGTCCCCAATATTACTATAGGCCCTCCCGTTATTAAGTGCCTAAGGCCAGTTACCCGGCTTCCCCTTGATGTTCACCTGATGATCTCCGAGCCGGATAAATATATTGACGATTTTGCCGAAGCCGGTGCCGACATAATATGTGTCCACGTCGAATGCTGCTGGCATTTGAACCGTACCGTTCAAAAAATAAAACAAAAAGGAATAAAAGCCGCAGTAGCATTAAACCCTGCAACATCCCTTACAACAATAGACTGGATACTGGGAGATGTGGATATGGTGCTTTTAATGACCGTAAACCCGGGTTTCGGCGGTCAAACCTATATAGAGTCTGTAACTGAAAAGATAAGGCATTTAAGAAAATTAGTAACAGACAAAAATCTAAATACAGATATCGAAGTAGATGGAGGAATTGATTTGAGCAATATTTATACGGTTACAGAAGCAGGAGCAAATGTTATTGTCGCAGGTTCAACAATATATAAGGCGCAGGATACAAAAAAAATTATCAGGAATTTAAAAGAATTAGCTTATCTTTATTAA
- a CDS encoding Stp1/IreP family PP2C-type Ser/Thr phosphatase: protein MKYGIKSHKGMIREVNEDSCNVIFGSSKMTAAFIVADGMGGHSAGEVASKMAVDYISECLGNIPENLDEENLHSFIEKVIEEANNIIYEKSREPGPYYGMGTTLVIALFFDKKLYIVHVGDSRAYMVRNRNIKQLTTDHSYVEELIKNGSLTRGEAENHPQKHVITRALGCFEKVQVDIYSYDIYNNDIFILCTDGLTNMLSDDKIKSIVEKNDDPQVACAELVEAANISGGNDNITVVIIRV, encoded by the coding sequence GTGAAGTATGGCATAAAAAGCCATAAAGGCATGATTCGAGAAGTAAATGAAGATAGTTGTAATGTTATTTTCGGGTCTTCAAAAATGACTGCTGCGTTTATAGTTGCTGACGGTATGGGAGGCCATAGCGCCGGAGAAGTTGCCAGTAAAATGGCTGTCGACTATATAAGTGAATGTTTGGGAAATATTCCCGAAAATCTTGATGAAGAAAATTTGCATAGTTTTATTGAAAAAGTTATTGAGGAAGCAAATAATATTATATATGAAAAGTCCAGAGAGCCGGGACCTTACTATGGAATGGGTACAACTCTGGTAATAGCTCTTTTCTTTGATAAAAAATTATACATAGTTCATGTAGGCGACAGCCGGGCGTACATGGTGAGGAATAGAAATATAAAACAGCTTACTACCGACCATTCATATGTAGAAGAATTAATAAAGAACGGTTCTCTGACAAGGGGAGAGGCAGAAAATCACCCTCAAAAGCATGTAATAACCCGCGCTCTTGGATGCTTCGAAAAGGTACAAGTTGACATTTATTCTTACGATATTTATAATAACGATATTTTTATATTGTGTACCGACGGTTTGACAAACATGCTTTCCGACGATAAAATAAAAAGCATTGTTGAAAAAAACGATGACCCTCAAGTGGCATGTGCAGAACTTGTGGAAGCGGCGAATATAAGTGGTGGAAATGATAATATTACGGTTGTTATAATTAGAGTGTAA
- a CDS encoding fibronectin/fibrinogen-binding protein, translating into MPLDGVVANCIAFELNDKLAGGRVVKIFQPEREEIYLHVWSRGTNFKLLLSANPSYPRIHLTDISKENPSNPPVFCMLLRKHLSGGKILGVELNDFERIFTINIESVNELGIISVKKLIIEIMGRHSNIILVNENDKIIDSIKHVDKEISRVREVMPAREYVLPPSQNKASPLVLDIDNLIENAASTGNLSIEKYLLNSIKGFSPFLCREICFIAGVDEKTDATSVAKDKTLAANLKNAVYEVVNMIKNKDYKPCIVYKQIIDLGSGKDQNPLDFHCLPIRQYSNVKYFNSISFVLDKFYSDRDFSERLRQKKSSLAKIIDVNLERCRKKLAIQQDTLRDVANREKLKLYGELITAFIHSIPLNSKKVSLPNYYSPDNEYVDIELDENKTPQENAQIYFKRYNKAKSTYYNTSKQIEETMEELQYLESVLHLLDNCTSLTEVEEIKEELIEQGYITVKSKKPISRQKKAVGVSKPLHFKSSDGFDIYVGKNNKQNDFLTCKFAGSKDMWLHVKNIPSSHTIIKCHKNEIPESTLAEAASIAAWHSKASRSSNVPVDYTLVKYVKKYSGAKPGMVIYENFKTIFVTPDENLVKRLQVGK; encoded by the coding sequence GTGCCATTGGACGGAGTAGTTGCAAATTGCATAGCGTTTGAGCTGAATGATAAGCTTGCAGGCGGCAGAGTTGTAAAGATATTTCAGCCTGAAAGAGAAGAAATATATTTACATGTATGGTCTAGAGGGACTAACTTCAAACTTTTGCTTAGCGCAAACCCCAGTTACCCCAGAATTCATTTAACTGATATCTCAAAGGAAAATCCTTCTAATCCACCGGTTTTCTGCATGCTTTTAAGGAAGCATTTATCCGGGGGAAAAATATTGGGTGTTGAGCTTAACGATTTTGAGAGGATATTTACCATTAATATAGAGTCGGTAAATGAGCTTGGAATTATATCGGTAAAAAAGTTAATAATAGAAATTATGGGACGACACAGCAATATAATATTAGTTAATGAAAACGACAAGATTATTGATTCTATTAAGCATGTAGACAAGGAGATTAGCAGGGTGAGAGAAGTAATGCCTGCAAGGGAATATGTCTTGCCGCCTTCTCAGAACAAAGCAAGCCCGCTTGTCCTTGATATTGATAACCTCATTGAAAATGCTGCATCAACCGGTAATTTAAGTATCGAAAAGTATTTATTAAACAGCATAAAGGGTTTTAGCCCTTTTTTATGCAGAGAAATTTGTTTTATTGCAGGTGTTGATGAAAAGACTGATGCAACTAGTGTTGCAAAAGACAAAACACTGGCAGCTAATTTAAAAAATGCAGTTTATGAAGTAGTTAATATGATAAAAAATAAAGACTATAAGCCATGTATTGTATATAAGCAGATTATTGACTTGGGAAGCGGTAAAGACCAAAACCCCCTTGATTTTCACTGTTTACCTATAAGGCAATATTCAAATGTTAAATATTTTAATTCTATAAGTTTTGTCCTGGATAAGTTTTATTCGGATAGAGATTTTTCAGAAAGGCTCAGGCAGAAAAAAAGCAGTCTGGCAAAAATAATTGATGTAAATTTAGAAAGGTGCCGAAAAAAACTTGCCATTCAACAAGATACCTTAAGGGATGTTGCCAACAGGGAAAAATTGAAATTATACGGTGAACTTATTACAGCTTTTATACATTCTATACCGCTTAATTCAAAAAAGGTATCTTTGCCCAACTATTACAGCCCGGATAATGAGTATGTCGATATTGAGCTTGATGAGAACAAAACGCCCCAGGAAAATGCGCAAATTTACTTCAAACGGTATAACAAGGCCAAAAGTACTTATTATAATACATCAAAGCAGATCGAGGAGACTATGGAAGAGCTTCAGTATCTTGAAAGTGTTTTGCATCTTTTAGACAATTGCACCTCTTTAACGGAGGTTGAAGAGATAAAAGAAGAATTGATAGAACAGGGTTACATTACTGTAAAATCAAAAAAGCCGATTTCAAGGCAAAAAAAAGCAGTAGGAGTATCTAAACCCCTTCACTTCAAATCTTCTGACGGCTTTGATATATATGTGGGCAAAAATAACAAGCAGAACGATTTTCTTACATGCAAATTTGCAGGTTCAAAAGACATGTGGCTGCATGTGAAGAACATACCCAGTTCCCATACGATAATCAAATGCCATAAAAATGAGATCCCTGAGTCTACCCTGGCAGAGGCTGCAAGCATTGCTGCATGGCACAGTAAAGCTTCCCGATCTTCTAACGTGCCTGTTGATTATACCCTGGTAAAATATGTAAAGAAATACAGTGGTGCAAAGCCCGGTATGGTTATTTATGAGAATTTTAAAACCATATTTGTCACACCTGATGAAAATTTAGTTAAAAGGTTGCAAGTTGGGAAGTAA